From Candidatus Equadaptatus faecalis, the proteins below share one genomic window:
- a CDS encoding winged helix-turn-helix transcriptional regulator: EDAIPFDIADEIHDDGYADEETEMFDRLSRLLNRKEMKLAELLYAGHSAREVAKRLKLSHTAVNRRIKRLREKLAGWRELKAMNNEE, from the coding sequence GCGAAGACGCAATACCCTTTGACATTGCGGACGAAATCCACGACGACGGCTATGCTGACGAAGAAACGGAAATGTTTGACAGACTCTCGCGGCTGCTTAACAGAAAAGAAATGAAACTTGCGGAACTGCTCTACGCCGGACACTCGGCAAGAGAAGTGGCGAAACGGCTCAAACTGTCCCACACGGCAGTGAACAGGCGGATAAAACGGCTGCGGGAGAAACTTGCGGGGTGGCGGGAGTTAAAAGCAATGAATAATGAAGAATGA